One window of Corallococcus caeni genomic DNA carries:
- the hutU gene encoding urocanate hydratase, whose protein sequence is MSRIIRASRGTTLSCKGWVQEAALRMLMNNLDPEVAEQPGDLVVYGGTGKAARDWPSFDRIVASLQSLTDEETLLVQSGKPVGILRTHPDAPRVLIANSNLVGHWANWEHFHELEKKGLMMYGQMTAGSWIYIGTQGILQGTYETFAAAGRFHFGSEDLAGRLILSGGLGGMGGAQPLAATMNNAVFLGVEIDPHRAQRRVETRYLDVVARDLDEALALAKDAQQKRVGRSIAIIGNAASVFRELYKRGIKPDLVTDQTSAHDPLNGYIPTDLSLEAAAELRKRDPEGYVKRARESMIMHVQAMNDFQAAGSHVFDYGNNLRGQAKVGGMQNAFEFPGFVPAYIRPLFCEGLGPFRWVALSGDPEDIRRTDRAVRELFPQKASLNRWLDMAQERVAFQGLPARICWLGYGERAKAGLAFNELVRKGEVKAPIVIGRDHLDCGSVASPNRETEAMKDGSDAVADWPILNALVNAVNGASWVSFHHGGGVGMGYSLHAGQVIVADGTPEAARRIERVLTSDPGMGVLRHADAGYPEAIDVAKERGVRIPGLTA, encoded by the coding sequence ATGTCCCGCATCATCCGCGCCTCTCGCGGCACCACCCTCTCCTGCAAGGGCTGGGTGCAGGAGGCCGCGCTCCGGATGCTGATGAACAACCTCGACCCGGAGGTGGCCGAGCAGCCCGGGGACCTGGTCGTCTACGGCGGCACCGGCAAGGCCGCCCGGGACTGGCCCTCGTTCGACCGCATCGTCGCGAGCCTCCAGAGCCTCACCGACGAGGAGACGCTGCTCGTGCAGTCCGGCAAGCCCGTGGGCATCCTGCGCACGCACCCGGACGCGCCGCGCGTGCTCATCGCCAACTCCAACCTCGTGGGCCACTGGGCCAACTGGGAGCACTTCCACGAGCTGGAGAAGAAGGGCCTGATGATGTACGGCCAGATGACGGCCGGCTCGTGGATCTACATCGGCACGCAGGGCATCCTGCAGGGCACCTACGAGACCTTCGCCGCCGCGGGCCGCTTCCACTTCGGCAGCGAGGACCTGGCCGGCCGCCTCATCCTCTCCGGCGGCCTGGGCGGCATGGGCGGCGCGCAGCCTTTGGCCGCGACCATGAACAACGCCGTGTTCCTGGGCGTGGAGATTGATCCGCACCGCGCCCAGCGCCGCGTGGAGACGCGCTACCTGGACGTCGTGGCCAGGGACCTGGACGAGGCGCTGGCCCTGGCGAAGGACGCGCAACAGAAGCGCGTGGGCCGCTCCATCGCCATCATCGGCAACGCGGCGTCGGTGTTCCGGGAGCTGTACAAGCGCGGCATCAAGCCGGACCTCGTGACGGACCAGACGAGCGCGCACGACCCCCTCAACGGCTACATCCCCACGGACCTGTCGCTGGAGGCCGCCGCGGAGCTGCGCAAGCGCGACCCGGAGGGCTACGTGAAGCGCGCCCGCGAGTCGATGATCATGCACGTGCAGGCCATGAACGACTTCCAGGCCGCCGGCAGCCACGTCTTCGACTACGGCAACAACCTGCGCGGCCAGGCGAAGGTGGGCGGCATGCAGAACGCCTTCGAGTTCCCCGGCTTCGTGCCCGCGTACATCCGCCCGCTGTTCTGCGAGGGCCTGGGGCCCTTCCGCTGGGTGGCGCTGTCCGGAGACCCGGAGGACATCCGCCGCACGGACCGCGCGGTGCGCGAACTGTTCCCGCAGAAGGCGTCGCTCAACCGCTGGCTGGACATGGCCCAGGAGCGCGTGGCGTTCCAGGGCCTGCCCGCGCGCATCTGCTGGCTGGGCTACGGCGAGCGCGCCAAGGCGGGCCTCGCCTTCAACGAGCTGGTCCGCAAGGGCGAGGTGAAGGCGCCCATCGTGATTGGCCGCGACCACCTGGACTGCGGCAGCGTGGCGTCCCCCAACCGCGAGACGGAGGCCATGAAGGACGGCTCGGACGCGGTGGCGGACTGGCCCATCCTCAACGCGCTGGTGAACGCGGTGAACGGCGCGTCGTGGGTGTCGTTCCACCACGGCGGCGGCGTGGGCATGGGCTACTCGCTGCACGCGGGCCAGGTCATCGTCGCGGACGGCACGCCGGAGGCCGCGCGCCGCATCGAGCGCGTGCTCACGTCCGACCCCGGCATGGGCGTGCTCCGTCACGCGGACGCGGGCTACCCGGAGGCCATCGACGTGGCGAAGGAGCGGGGCGTGCGCATTCCCGGCCTCACCGCCTAG